A DNA window from Pseudodesulfovibrio thermohalotolerans contains the following coding sequences:
- a CDS encoding S24/S26 family peptidase yields the protein MGFTDNVRQALLDRIGPGKRYPNNKRMADELGVDPSQLNRFLKRERGLNSDSLGHILDRVGVTLTFCDDPSDATREVCFRPPDKGRAGPGAPGPKADDFLAVPLTAPVVAASAGLVPEESVEGWVLVWRHQESIRFRSNLVAVEVMPGELSMAPTLHPGDVVLVDRDDRDPCPAGKIMLVREPHEGGKTRIRRVSTRRLDDDVELIYYSDDSREHPPATYRLGRDFSGDISRAIGGSVVWAWSDMTRK from the coding sequence ATGGGATTCACCGACAACGTGCGCCAGGCGCTCCTCGACAGGATCGGACCAGGCAAACGCTACCCCAACAACAAGCGGATGGCGGACGAACTCGGGGTCGACCCGTCGCAGCTCAACCGTTTTCTCAAGCGGGAACGCGGCCTGAACAGCGACTCTCTGGGCCATATCCTGGACCGCGTGGGCGTGACTCTGACCTTTTGCGACGATCCCTCCGACGCCACCCGCGAAGTCTGCTTCCGGCCGCCCGACAAGGGACGGGCCGGGCCGGGCGCCCCCGGTCCCAAAGCGGACGATTTTCTGGCCGTGCCCCTGACGGCCCCCGTTGTGGCGGCTTCGGCCGGGCTGGTCCCGGAGGAGAGCGTGGAGGGGTGGGTCCTGGTCTGGCGACACCAAGAATCCATTCGTTTCCGCTCCAACCTGGTGGCCGTGGAGGTCATGCCCGGTGAACTGTCCATGGCCCCGACCCTGCATCCGGGCGACGTGGTCCTGGTGGACCGCGACGACCGCGACCCGTGTCCGGCGGGCAAGATCATGCTCGTCAGGGAGCCGCACGAAGGCGGGAAGACGCGCATCCGGCGCGTCAGCACCCGAAGGCTGGACGACGACGTGGAGCTGATCTACTACTCGGACGACAGCCGAGAGCACCCGCCAGCCACCTACAGACTGGGACGCGACTTCAGCGGGGACATCTCCCGCGCCATCGGCGGCAGCGTGGTCTGGGCGTGGAGCGACATGACCCGGAAATAG
- a CDS encoding SH3 domain-containing protein: MRRAAFLTILLATLLVLGTGCAVRQSSAPRLPLVQDAGAYHGLPGDARLMSPDIQAAAWSDFLARHFDPWDRVRPEFPAEKVFWGLTVFADRPLFGENVLARGPEWLAAMADASRVGEYPSLSRRAVSVVNTSMRVLPTDKPVFLDPSQAGEGFPFDYMQNSLVLAGTPLYATHESADRAWILVESRFAYGWVRATDIAWVNDGFAKRFRADTYAAVVRDGVSLVDQDGIFRCTGAIGALLPLAGNAPGDGDAADKGLTVVVPARDDQGRAVVKLAHISPGDAEPAPLPPTPDNFARLAGRMIGEPYGWGGLYGDRDCSATTMDLMAAFGIFLPRNSSQQAKLGWVTPLEHGDEQAKKNLLLEEGVPFLTLVRKPGHIMLYIGSENGQPVVLHTVWGLKTRRNGVEGRAVIGRTVITTLEPGADLEDLARPDGVLLNSVNSFNTLP; encoded by the coding sequence ATGCGCCGCGCCGCTTTCCTGACAATCCTCCTCGCGACCCTGCTTGTCCTAGGGACAGGATGCGCGGTGCGCCAATCCTCCGCGCCTCGACTTCCGCTTGTCCAGGACGCCGGAGCGTATCACGGACTGCCGGGAGACGCGCGGCTCATGAGCCCTGACATCCAGGCCGCCGCCTGGTCGGATTTCCTGGCGCGGCACTTCGACCCATGGGACCGGGTTCGCCCGGAATTCCCGGCGGAAAAGGTCTTCTGGGGGCTGACCGTCTTTGCGGACAGGCCCCTGTTCGGTGAAAACGTCCTCGCGCGCGGCCCGGAGTGGCTCGCCGCCATGGCCGACGCCTCGCGCGTGGGCGAATATCCGAGCCTGAGCAGACGCGCCGTGAGCGTGGTCAACACCTCCATGCGGGTTCTGCCCACGGACAAGCCGGTCTTTCTCGATCCCAGCCAGGCGGGCGAGGGATTTCCCTTCGATTACATGCAAAATTCCCTGGTCCTGGCCGGGACTCCGCTCTACGCCACCCACGAGAGCGCGGACCGGGCCTGGATTCTGGTCGAATCGCGCTTCGCCTACGGCTGGGTCAGGGCCACGGACATCGCCTGGGTGAACGACGGGTTCGCCAAACGGTTCCGCGCCGACACCTATGCGGCCGTTGTCCGGGACGGCGTGTCCCTGGTGGATCAGGACGGGATTTTCCGCTGCACAGGCGCCATCGGCGCCCTGCTGCCCCTGGCCGGTAACGCTCCCGGCGACGGGGACGCGGCGGACAAAGGCCTCACGGTCGTGGTCCCGGCCCGGGACGACCAGGGCAGGGCAGTGGTCAAGCTCGCCCATATCTCGCCCGGCGACGCGGAGCCGGCCCCGCTTCCGCCCACGCCCGACAACTTCGCTCGGCTGGCCGGACGCATGATCGGCGAGCCCTACGGCTGGGGCGGATTGTATGGCGACAGGGACTGCTCGGCCACGACCATGGACCTCATGGCTGCCTTCGGCATCTTCCTGCCTCGCAATTCAAGCCAGCAGGCCAAGCTCGGCTGGGTGACGCCTCTGGAACACGGCGATGAACAGGCCAAGAAGAACCTGCTGCTCGAAGAGGGCGTGCCGTTCCTGACCCTGGTGCGCAAACCGGGGCACATCATGCTCTACATCGGCTCGGAAAACGGCCAACCCGTGGTCCTGCACACCGTTTGGGGGCTCAAGACACGGCGCAACGGAGTCGAAGGGCGGGCGGTCATAGGCCGGACCGTCATCACCACCCTGGAGCCGGGGGCCGATCTGGAGGATCTGGCCCGGCCCGACGGGGTGCTCCTGAACTCGGTCAATTCCTTCAACACCCTGCCCTGA
- a CDS encoding 2-amino-3,7-dideoxy-D-threo-hept-6-ulosonate synthase: MQIGKAIRLERIFNRNTMRTIIVPMDHGVTVGPIAGLEKMRDTVTNLVAGGANAGLVHKGQVKLGHRMQGRDFGCIVHLSGGTCLSPFPNVKRLVTTVEEAIRLGADGVSVHVNLGDETEGQMLTDLGRVSASAEEWGMPLLAMIYARGPKVGNEYDPDAVAHCARVGAELGADVVKVNYTGDAESFARVVECAGVPVVIAGGAKLDSTRDFLDMVRTSLDAGGSGLSVGRNVFQHRDSTRLVEVLNRIVHENASVDEAIQGYSDIL; encoded by the coding sequence ATGCAGATTGGAAAGGCCATTCGGCTGGAGAGAATTTTCAACCGCAACACCATGCGGACCATTATCGTGCCCATGGACCACGGCGTGACCGTGGGCCCCATCGCCGGGTTGGAGAAGATGCGCGACACCGTTACCAACCTGGTGGCCGGCGGCGCCAATGCCGGATTGGTCCACAAGGGCCAGGTCAAGCTCGGGCACCGGATGCAGGGCCGCGATTTCGGCTGCATCGTCCATCTTTCCGGTGGCACCTGCCTGTCGCCGTTCCCCAACGTGAAGCGGCTGGTGACAACGGTTGAGGAGGCCATCAGGCTGGGCGCGGACGGCGTCAGCGTGCATGTCAACCTGGGCGACGAGACCGAGGGGCAGATGCTCACCGATCTGGGGCGCGTGTCCGCCTCGGCCGAGGAATGGGGAATGCCGCTGCTGGCCATGATCTACGCGCGCGGCCCCAAGGTCGGGAACGAGTACGATCCCGACGCCGTGGCCCATTGCGCCCGCGTGGGCGCCGAACTGGGCGCGGACGTGGTCAAGGTCAACTACACCGGAGACGCCGAAAGTTTCGCCCGCGTCGTTGAATGCGCCGGTGTGCCCGTGGTCATCGCGGGCGGGGCCAAGCTGGATTCCACCCGCGACTTTCTGGACATGGTCCGCACCTCTCTGGACGCGGGCGGTTCCGGGCTTTCCGTGGGCCGAAACGTTTTTCAGCATCGCGATTCCACCCGGCTGGTGGAGGTCCTTAATCGGATCGTTCACGAGAACGCCTCGGTGGACGAGGCCATTCAGGGGTACTCGGATATCCTGTAG
- a CDS encoding amidohydrolase family protein codes for MTLSRREFLTLLGGTALLAPGVHASAFPLRGTYALAGVVHPGRGAPMPGHAVLVRAGRIEGVVPAKTVADRPILAPENVSILPGVINAHCHTLHSARERRERWLLCGVTSIGDAASPLDALPALLDSPPGTTATASTCGPMLCPPGGYPLPIHSPKHGMVAATPRQGADAVKRLADLGVTRIKIAFEPGVMPEPWPLFDPATAAAICDEAHRLGLGVRCHVEDLSGLGPALDAGVSVIEHVPHRWNDRGRIRSVLTPDDAPAPYYLGLLERMVRDGVTMTPTLDVFTRTPWNGPALFEPVRAFHAMGGRIALGNDFPYRRTEAGMPVREMRLLARAGLDKAAVLEAATVSAAEVCGFTDRGVIAPGMAADLLMVRGEPGPDALKDPLHIVKEGVFIR; via the coding sequence ATGACCCTTTCCCGGCGCGAGTTCCTGACCCTTCTGGGCGGAACCGCCCTGCTCGCGCCCGGCGTCCATGCGTCGGCCTTCCCGTTGCGCGGCACCTACGCCCTCGCGGGCGTCGTTCATCCCGGCAGGGGCGCGCCCATGCCCGGCCACGCCGTGCTCGTCCGGGCCGGGCGCATCGAAGGCGTCGTCCCCGCCAAAACCGTGGCCGACCGTCCTATCCTTGCGCCCGAAAACGTTTCCATCCTGCCGGGCGTAATCAACGCCCACTGCCACACCCTGCACTCCGCCCGGGAGCGAAGGGAACGCTGGCTTCTCTGCGGCGTGACCTCCATCGGCGACGCGGCCTCGCCGCTCGACGCCCTGCCCGCCCTCCTCGATTCGCCGCCCGGCACAACGGCCACGGCCTCCACCTGCGGTCCCATGCTTTGCCCGCCCGGCGGCTATCCGCTGCCGATCCACAGCCCGAAACACGGCATGGTCGCGGCCACGCCGCGACAGGGCGCGGACGCGGTGAAACGGCTGGCGGATCTGGGCGTCACCCGCATCAAGATCGCCTTCGAACCCGGCGTCATGCCCGAGCCGTGGCCCCTGTTCGACCCGGCCACCGCCGCGGCCATCTGCGACGAGGCCCACAGGCTCGGACTGGGAGTGCGCTGCCATGTGGAGGATCTGTCCGGCCTGGGCCCGGCCCTGGACGCCGGTGTATCCGTTATCGAGCATGTGCCGCACCGCTGGAATGACCGGGGGCGCATCCGGTCCGTGCTGACCCCGGACGACGCGCCCGCGCCATACTATCTCGGCCTGCTCGAACGCATGGTCCGGGACGGGGTGACGATGACCCCGACCCTGGATGTGTTCACCCGCACTCCGTGGAACGGCCCCGCCTTATTCGAGCCGGTCCGCGCCTTTCACGCCATGGGCGGACGAATCGCGCTGGGCAACGATTTTCCCTACCGGCGGACAGAGGCCGGAATGCCCGTGCGCGAAATGCGCCTGCTCGCGCGGGCGGGGCTCGACAAAGCTGCCGTGCTGGAAGCGGCCACGGTCTCTGCCGCCGAGGTGTGCGGCTTCACGGACCGGGGCGTCATCGCTCCGGGCATGGCCGCCGACCTGCTCATGGTGCGCGGCGAGCCCGGCCCGGACGCGCTTAAAGACCCCCTGCACATTGTCAAGGAAGGGGTGTTCATCCGCTGA
- a CDS encoding helix-turn-helix domain-containing protein, protein MSDICLKGAKEICEAVGENPRNITELVRDKGLPAWKRDDKGSWRALPEDLQRWIREQRDRHISNYVFRERADGGPM, encoded by the coding sequence ATGTCGGATATCTGTTTGAAAGGGGCGAAGGAGATTTGCGAGGCTGTGGGAGAAAATCCTCGCAACATCACGGAACTGGTCCGCGACAAGGGGCTGCCCGCCTGGAAGCGGGACGACAAGGGGTCGTGGCGCGCTCTGCCCGAGGATTTGCAGCGGTGGATTCGCGAGCAGCGCGACCGCCATATCAGCAATTACGTGTTTCGGGAGCGCGCGGACGGAGGGCCGATGTGA
- a CDS encoding response regulator, protein MKTILVVDDAPMIRELLKSVLEAEGFNVIEAADGEEAIHICRKTPIDLSIIDIFLPKKGGLQVMGELIKADSSHKFIAISGGEAFNPEAIVELAKVYDVLDTFTKPIDTRRLVEVVRNALND, encoded by the coding sequence ATGAAAACCATACTCGTCGTCGACGATGCGCCCATGATTCGGGAGCTGCTCAAATCGGTTCTCGAAGCCGAAGGGTTTAACGTGATTGAGGCGGCGGACGGCGAAGAGGCCATCCATATCTGCCGCAAAACACCCATAGACCTTTCCATCATCGACATTTTCCTGCCGAAGAAGGGCGGTCTCCAGGTCATGGGCGAACTCATCAAGGCCGACAGCTCGCACAAATTCATCGCCATATCCGGCGGCGAAGCCTTCAACCCCGAAGCCATTGTCGAACTCGCCAAGGTCTACGACGTGCTCGACACCTTCACCAAACCCATCGACACCCGCCGCCTCGTCGAAGTCGTCCGCAACGCCCTGAACGACTAA
- a CDS encoding HEAT repeat domain-containing protein, with translation MLDFRHISAARRLVPVLLIALALAGTTAHAASGPGASSKGLRLAAMLGSQDAAKRAKGLSALRAWGQESLPGLLAAMEAPSAEVRRGAVMGAALQPAPALAMESLLNALGDPDATVRSLAAHTLARLGPLAATDVARLLASPTHDIRVAAALCLSRMGPDAVPALAAMMRRDDPPVQANAAWLLGGMGSDALPAAPALIHALDTDDTRLIHVIAEALDLIGPDAATVLREMTLISARGNRPFSRMGAAAAPTLVKLLSRPGTPMGQMALFTLARMGDQAKPALQDALATGTEGQRAAAALLLTGIDPNMAHTLPEDLRRTLGGAIHLN, from the coding sequence ATGTTGGACTTTCGACATATTTCGGCGGCCCGCAGGCTCGTCCCGGTCCTGCTGATCGCCCTGGCCCTGGCCGGAACGACGGCGCACGCGGCAAGCGGCCCGGGCGCAAGCTCGAAAGGGTTGCGGCTGGCCGCAATGCTCGGCAGCCAGGACGCGGCCAAACGGGCCAAGGGGCTGTCGGCCCTGCGCGCGTGGGGACAGGAATCCCTGCCCGGCCTGCTCGCGGCCATGGAAGCCCCCTCCGCTGAAGTGCGACGCGGGGCGGTCATGGGAGCGGCCCTCCAGCCCGCGCCCGCGCTGGCCATGGAATCTCTGCTCAACGCCCTGGGCGATCCGGATGCGACAGTGCGTTCCCTGGCCGCCCACACCCTGGCTCGCCTCGGTCCACTGGCCGCGACCGATGTGGCCCGGCTCCTGGCCAGCCCGACCCACGACATCCGGGTTGCAGCGGCCCTGTGCCTGAGCCGCATGGGACCGGATGCCGTCCCTGCCCTGGCCGCGATGATGCGCCGCGACGACCCGCCGGTCCAGGCCAACGCCGCATGGCTCCTCGGCGGCATGGGAAGCGACGCCCTGCCCGCGGCCCCGGCCCTGATCCACGCGCTCGACACCGATGACACGCGCCTTATCCACGTCATTGCCGAAGCCCTGGACCTCATCGGCCCGGACGCAGCCACGGTCCTCCGGGAAATGACTCTGATCTCCGCCAGGGGAAACCGGCCTTTCTCGCGCATGGGCGCGGCCGCGGCCCCCACCCTGGTCAAACTTTTGTCCCGGCCCGGCACGCCCATGGGCCAAATGGCGTTGTTCACGCTGGCCCGCATGGGAGACCAAGCCAAACCGGCCCTGCAAGACGCCCTGGCCACCGGCACCGAGGGGCAGCGCGCCGCGGCGGCTCTGCTCCTGACCGGCATCGACCCGAACATGGCGCACACCCTGCCAGAAGACCTTCGCAGGACCCTTGGCGGCGCCATTCACCTGAACTGA
- a CDS encoding radical SAM protein: protein MDHQGMIIRPPSEAGSILLQVTLGCSHGRCAFCGAYQGKRFAIKPRETVLADILYAARHCVDQRRVFLCDGDAMILPQARLVEILSLIREHLPRVTRVGTYANAKSLKRKTDAELEELRGLGLGIVYMGLESGDDETLRAMGKNGDAAFIVDQGRRARAAGFKLNVTVINGLGGVARSEIHAVETARALTRMDPDQVGALSLMLVPGTPLHERAERGEFELPDARGILLELRAMLAGIDLTRGLFLANHASNYLPLKVRLPSGKAEALERIDQALAGRTSLRSESVRRL, encoded by the coding sequence ATGGATCACCAGGGCATGATAATTCGACCGCCGAGCGAGGCCGGGTCCATACTGCTTCAGGTCACCCTGGGCTGTTCGCACGGCCGGTGCGCCTTTTGCGGAGCGTATCAGGGCAAGCGGTTCGCCATCAAGCCGCGTGAGACCGTGCTCGCCGATATCCTTTACGCCGCCCGGCACTGCGTCGATCAGCGGAGGGTGTTCCTGTGCGACGGGGACGCCATGATCCTGCCCCAGGCGCGTCTTGTCGAAATACTGTCACTTATCCGAGAGCATCTGCCCCGGGTTACCCGAGTGGGCACCTACGCCAACGCCAAGAGCCTGAAGCGCAAGACCGACGCGGAGCTTGAGGAATTGCGCGGGCTTGGTCTGGGCATCGTCTACATGGGGCTGGAGTCCGGCGATGACGAGACCCTCCGGGCCATGGGCAAGAACGGCGACGCGGCATTTATCGTGGACCAGGGGCGGCGGGCCAGGGCCGCCGGGTTCAAGCTCAACGTCACGGTCATCAACGGCTTGGGCGGGGTGGCGCGATCTGAAATCCACGCCGTGGAGACGGCCCGCGCTCTGACGCGCATGGACCCGGATCAGGTCGGAGCCCTGAGCCTCATGCTCGTGCCCGGCACGCCGCTGCACGAGCGGGCCGAGCGCGGCGAATTCGAGCTGCCGGATGCGCGCGGCATTCTGCTGGAATTGCGCGCGATGCTTGCCGGGATCGACCTGACGCGCGGGCTGTTCCTGGCCAATCACGCCTCCAATTACCTGCCTCTCAAGGTGCGGCTGCCCTCCGGAAAGGCCGAGGCCCTTGAGCGCATCGACCAGGCCCTGGCGGGACGGACCTCTCTTAGGTCCGAGTCGGTCCGTCGGCTCTGA
- a CDS encoding EAL and HDOD domain-containing protein → MTDEKTYEPVFVARQPIFDAQNETWGYMMLFRDSADADHAVFTDNSEATMRLVANLPLCDTPENCQTRFLVHFTPEAVIRGIPHAIPWNNTVIILEEAEDPDEALIVALGDLILDGYGLAVNNFEGKPGCERLAELADTLLIDVEGKSQAELEAIVARGKKTGATRMIAKKVENSMELEKAKNAGFHLFHGFFFKRPEIESGRKISSAKATRLKLFEIIEKDEPNFDALAPAIEADVAISYRLLNFLNSANFSFATKVTSIKQAVVLTGWKPIRNWLRLIILTDLTPSEKTLELAYISAHRAKLFETAALGSGYEEESDTLFIVGLFSLLDAMLDTAMKEITNHLPVDDEVKATLCGRRTKYTPWLDLAKAIEASDWDEVGTRASALNLLPGTVAVSYQHAFTWADAFFSSKPGAD, encoded by the coding sequence ATGACCGACGAGAAGACTTACGAACCCGTCTTCGTGGCCCGACAGCCCATATTCGACGCCCAGAACGAAACCTGGGGCTACATGATGCTTTTCCGCGACAGCGCGGACGCCGACCATGCCGTATTTACCGACAACTCCGAGGCGACCATGCGCCTGGTGGCCAACCTGCCCCTGTGCGACACGCCCGAGAACTGCCAGACCAGATTCCTGGTCCACTTCACTCCCGAGGCCGTGATTCGGGGCATTCCCCACGCCATCCCCTGGAACAACACCGTCATCATCCTCGAAGAGGCCGAAGACCCCGACGAGGCCCTTATCGTCGCGCTCGGGGATCTAATCCTCGACGGCTACGGGCTGGCGGTCAATAATTTCGAGGGCAAACCCGGCTGCGAACGGCTCGCCGAACTGGCGGACACCCTGCTCATCGATGTGGAGGGCAAGAGTCAGGCCGAGCTTGAGGCCATCGTCGCCCGAGGCAAGAAAACCGGCGCCACCCGCATGATCGCAAAAAAGGTGGAGAACTCCATGGAGCTGGAGAAGGCCAAAAACGCGGGCTTCCATCTCTTCCACGGATTCTTCTTCAAGCGGCCCGAAATCGAATCCGGCCGCAAGATCAGCTCGGCCAAGGCCACCCGGCTCAAGCTGTTCGAGATCATCGAAAAGGACGAGCCCAACTTCGACGCCCTGGCTCCGGCCATCGAGGCGGACGTGGCCATCAGCTACCGGCTGCTCAATTTCCTCAACTCCGCAAACTTCAGCTTCGCCACCAAGGTCACTTCCATCAAGCAGGCCGTGGTCCTGACGGGCTGGAAGCCCATCCGCAACTGGCTCAGGCTGATAATCCTGACTGATCTGACCCCCTCGGAAAAGACTCTGGAACTGGCCTACATCTCCGCCCACCGGGCCAAGCTCTTCGAAACCGCCGCCCTGGGCAGCGGGTACGAGGAGGAATCCGACACCCTGTTCATCGTCGGCCTGTTCTCCCTGCTCGACGCCATGCTCGACACGGCCATGAAGGAAATCACCAACCACCTGCCGGTGGACGATGAGGTCAAGGCCACCCTGTGCGGCCGCCGGACCAAATACACCCCGTGGCTCGACCTGGCCAAGGCCATCGAGGCCTCGGACTGGGACGAAGTGGGCACGCGCGCATCGGCCCTGAACCTACTGCCCGGCACCGTGGCCGTCAGCTACCAGCACGCCTTCACCTGGGCCGACGCCTTCTTCTCCTCCAAGCCCGGCGCGGATTAG
- a CDS encoding DUF5675 family protein yields the protein MRNVDIMRLEKGEEGTFGVLRLDGRVFCVTLEPPERGNRVGVSCIPAGAYTCNRVESPAFGRTFEVADVPGRTHILFHAGNVARDTRGCILLGRRFGVIGSERGVLDSRVAFGEFLDRCSGERAFRFEIAE from the coding sequence ATGAGAAACGTGGACATAATGCGGCTGGAAAAGGGCGAGGAAGGGACTTTTGGCGTGCTTCGCCTGGATGGCAGGGTCTTTTGCGTCACCCTTGAGCCGCCGGAGCGGGGCAATCGGGTGGGGGTGTCTTGCATCCCGGCCGGGGCTTATACCTGCAACCGGGTGGAATCGCCCGCTTTCGGCCGCACGTTCGAGGTCGCCGACGTGCCGGGCCGTACCCACATCCTGTTCCATGCGGGCAATGTGGCCCGGGACACGCGCGGGTGCATCCTGTTGGGTAGGCGGTTCGGCGTGATCGGGTCGGAGCGGGGCGTTCTCGATTCCCGCGTCGCATTCGGTGAATTTCTGGACCGCTGCTCCGGAGAGCGGGCCTTTCGGTTCGAGATAGCGGAATAG
- a CDS encoding ATP-binding protein produces MPFKKNPARPTSYVALDETSRALMDSSVESAFVMDVSGYVLAANEAAARLFDLKPGQTLQRSNIYDLLPAEAADSRRAKIEEAIRSVRSVRFEEEIGGRSLVHSIVPVANPWGEVNRLAVHTLDLTKLRRTDEDLRREQQRQIFFMESLPGIVYHLYPDQTIRYANRYFRRYFGSPRNRQCREALNCSGNDCGMCPPMQAMNTDQAMEWDWTDDRGRTFHLQCSPMTDSNGERMIMVLGIDITARQRAEDALKKARDKLEDRVRQRTLELEKANVELTSKSQRLVAAMKKADAATHAKSSFLANMSHEIRTPLNAVLGMSELALSIDDKDRKDRYLHRVMEAGSSLLSVINDILDFSKIEASKLTLESIDFAPRLALEAAMDLHLIAAGEKGLELVAEVADDVPEALVGDPSRLRQILNNLVANAIKFTDSGRVTVNVRSASPAQNLVPGDPITLEFSVTDTGVGIPEDKRKDIFKSFLQADDSITRKYGGTGLGLAICQLLVDLMGGELSLRSEEGRGSTFSFTSDLKVGDPAAMERERREAEIPTPSIPPMSVLLADDNPLNRELASTLLTEQGHRVLAVKNGIEALNALRESSFDLVLMDIQMPIMDGISATRAIRDPNSGATDPNIPIVALTAHALKGDRERFLEAGMDDYIAKPIKMRDFYNTIAKAINGRPAMLPAQEEERGPNAPANPFDRENALEMLGGKQDLLARMDEIFLRDVPRELDELTDSFREGDWTNAKRLAHSIKGAARTVGAQRLGAIAEQMEYLCRQKDASSAEKELKILESDVRSALNYIAIVRGQTTNPLPER; encoded by the coding sequence ATGCCCTTCAAGAAGAACCCTGCGCGCCCCACCTCCTACGTAGCCCTGGACGAAACCTCCAGGGCCCTGATGGATTCCTCGGTGGAATCCGCCTTTGTCATGGACGTGAGCGGATACGTGCTGGCCGCCAACGAAGCGGCGGCCAGGCTCTTCGACCTCAAGCCCGGCCAGACTCTCCAACGCTCCAACATCTACGACCTTCTGCCCGCCGAAGCCGCCGACTCGCGCCGGGCCAAAATCGAGGAAGCCATCCGCAGTGTGCGTTCCGTGCGCTTCGAAGAGGAGATCGGCGGCCGTTCCCTGGTCCACTCCATCGTGCCCGTGGCCAACCCCTGGGGCGAGGTCAACCGACTGGCCGTGCACACCCTCGACCTGACCAAGCTGCGCCGCACGGACGAGGACCTTCGGCGCGAACAACAGCGGCAGATATTCTTCATGGAGTCCCTGCCCGGCATCGTCTATCACCTCTACCCAGACCAGACCATCCGCTACGCCAACCGTTACTTCCGGCGGTATTTCGGCAGCCCGAGAAACCGCCAGTGCCGCGAGGCCCTGAACTGCTCCGGCAATGACTGCGGCATGTGCCCGCCCATGCAGGCCATGAACACCGACCAGGCCATGGAATGGGACTGGACCGACGACAGGGGACGGACCTTCCACCTGCAATGCAGCCCCATGACCGACTCCAACGGCGAGCGCATGATAATGGTGCTCGGCATCGATATCACCGCGAGACAGCGGGCCGAGGACGCCCTCAAAAAGGCCAGGGACAAACTGGAAGACCGTGTTCGGCAACGCACCCTGGAGCTGGAAAAGGCCAACGTGGAGTTGACCAGCAAATCCCAGCGGCTCGTCGCGGCCATGAAAAAGGCGGACGCGGCCACCCACGCCAAATCCTCGTTCCTGGCCAACATGAGCCACGAGATACGCACCCCGCTCAACGCCGTCCTGGGCATGTCCGAGCTGGCCCTGTCCATCGACGACAAGGACCGCAAGGACCGCTACCTTCACCGGGTCATGGAGGCAGGCAGCTCGCTCCTGTCCGTCATCAACGACATCCTCGACTTCTCCAAGATCGAGGCTTCCAAGCTCACCCTTGAGAGCATTGACTTCGCCCCGCGCCTGGCCCTTGAGGCCGCCATGGACCTGCACCTCATCGCTGCCGGGGAAAAGGGCCTCGAACTCGTGGCCGAAGTCGCCGACGACGTGCCCGAGGCGCTGGTGGGCGATCCTTCACGGCTGCGCCAGATTCTCAACAATCTGGTGGCCAACGCCATCAAATTCACCGACAGCGGAAGGGTGACCGTAAATGTCCGGTCCGCATCCCCCGCCCAGAACCTCGTTCCGGGCGACCCGATCACCCTGGAATTTTCCGTTACCGACACCGGGGTCGGCATCCCGGAAGACAAGCGGAAAGACATCTTCAAATCCTTTCTCCAGGCCGACGACTCCATCACCCGCAAGTACGGCGGCACGGGCCTCGGCCTGGCCATCTGCCAGCTCCTGGTGGATCTCATGGGCGGCGAGCTGTCCCTGCGGAGCGAAGAGGGCCGGGGCAGCACCTTCTCCTTCACCTCCGACCTCAAGGTGGGCGATCCCGCCGCCATGGAACGGGAACGCCGCGAGGCCGAAATCCCGACCCCGAGCATCCCGCCCATGTCCGTCCTGCTGGCTGACGACAACCCGCTCAACCGGGAGCTGGCCAGCACCCTGCTCACCGAGCAGGGACACCGCGTCCTGGCCGTGAAGAACGGCATCGAGGCCCTCAACGCCCTGCGCGAAAGCTCGTTCGACCTGGTGCTCATGGACATCCAGATGCCCATCATGGACGGCATCTCGGCCACCCGGGCCATTCGCGATCCCAACTCCGGAGCGACCGACCCGAACATCCCCATCGTGGCCCTGACCGCTCACGCCCTCAAAGGCGACCGCGAACGGTTCCTCGAAGCGGGCATGGACGATTACATCGCCAAGCCCATCAAGATGCGGGATTTCTACAACACCATCGCAAAAGCCATAAACGGCCGCCCAGCGATGCTCCCCGCCCAGGAAGAGGAACGCGGGCCAAACGCGCCGGCCAACCCCTTCGACAGGGAAAATGCCCTGGAAATGCTCGGAGGCAAACAGGACCTCCTCGCCCGCATGGACGAGATATTCCTTCGCGACGTGCCCCGAGAGCTCGACGAGCTGACCGACAGCTTCCGCGAGGGCGACTGGACCAACGCCAAACGGCTGGCCCACTCCATCAAAGGCGCGGCCCGCACCGTTGGAGCCCAGCGGCTCGGCGCCATTGCCGAACAAATGGAGTACCTCTGCCGCCAGAAGGACGCCTCCTCTGCCGAAAAGGAATTGAAAATTCTTGAATCCGACGTCCGGTCCGCGCTAAACTACATCGCGATTGTCCGCGGCCAAACAACGAACCCCCTCCCTGAAAGATAA